The Struthio camelus isolate bStrCam1 chromosome 17, bStrCam1.hap1, whole genome shotgun sequence genome window below encodes:
- the LOC138061374 gene encoding uncharacterized protein, with product MDAGSARGLPGLRPWGPDLDTEKQPGLARLWAKEHCNHILDSINAQLSQVQWQGHGVQVMGSSRDHDISSDTSLNVSWPAGLEEYPASKAGYLQGEANPLQKEDCWRVAHLLDSQSSLEQSGAQSSSSSICTEDFAARFQESMVEPLLFSEDEEDEPFSVGSGCTRDVPAVGNGNSFPAEEHDTGQDEFLLSTGRRQDVPQQLEVELGCLLQSTFPSLMRRESLESLGERISRLSRSNAVMAGMEPASFPEWWAPIPAPAKQVSVGQKDSSRWAPCSGEGPLDSTLSGDEPSAGYSQRVADTSTSRTQAWDREPQSTRRTQSLSKMVDWHSSPESSWATTTAPSGPSLPSKQGLSPELVPSPCPCLRWSPESNLLGQGWTLQGANERGCSTRCAGVPVPPASISAGSSLPGYDGAGTRWHPMSRPVRLRQRESSALWGQSGGDVSLAVADADVEGAGDRLRRARSWAHCTNPGARSPRVYSLHSSRDGGPLDTSKDPSSCGSSHWWNSGAEGSTWSPGKVAKPCWERSRLEASLTNKCAGREPASLYWSLQRNWKGVQELESCAKKTQSKGDRARYAGAFRD from the exons ATGGACGCAGGCAGCGCGCGGGGCCTGCCCGGGCTGCGGCCGTGGGGCCCAG acCTGGACACAGAGAAGCAGCCTGGGCTTGCGAGACTCTGGGCAAAGGAGCACTGCAACCACATACTGGACTCCATCAATGCCCAGCTCAGCCAGGTGCAG tgGCAGGGCCATGGTGTGCAAGTcatgggcagcagcagagacCATGACATCTCTTCTGACACCTCCCTCAATGTCTCTTGGCCAGCTG GACTGGAAGAATACCCTGCATCCAAGGCTGGATACCTCCAGGGTGAAGCCAACCCCTTGCAGAAGGAGGATTGCTGGAGGGTGGCTCATCTCCTTGACTCCCAGTCCAGCCTGGAGCAATCAGGggctcagagcagctccagctctaTCTGCACGGAGGACTTTGCTGCCAGGTTTCAGGAGAGTATGGTCGAGCCTCTGCTGTTCTCCGAGGATGAGGAAGATGAGCCCTTCTCAGTGGGGAGCGGGTGTACCAGGGATGTCCCAGCAGTAGGCAATGGCAACTCTTTCCCCGCTGAGGAACATGACACTGGGCAGGATGAGTTCTTGCTCTCCACAGGGAGAAGACAGGATGTCCCACAGCAGTTGGAGGTGGAGCTGGGCTGTCTGTTGCAGAGCACCTTTCCATCTCTGATGAGGAGGGAGAGCCTGGAGTCTCTGGGAGAAAGGATATCCAGATTGAGCCGGAGCAACGCTGTAATGGCAGGGATGGAGCCAGCCAGCTTCCCAGAGTGGTGGGCTCCCATTCCAGCCCCTGCCAAACAGGTGAGCGTGGGCCAGAAGGACTCCTCCCGCTGGGCTCCATGCTCTGGGGAAGGCCCACTGGACAGCACATTGAGTGGTGACGAGCCGAGTGCTGGGTATTCCCAGAGAGTTGCAGACACCTCTACCAGCAGGACCcaggcctgggacagggagccccaGAGTACACGAAGAACTCAGAGCCTATCCAAGATGGTAGATTGGCACTCTTCCCCAGAGAGCTCCTGGGCCACCACAACCGCTCCCTCAGGCCCTTCGCTGCCTTCCAAGCAGGGGCTCAGCCCTGAGCTTGTCCCATCTCCCTGCCCCTGCTTACGGTGGTCTCCTGAGTCAAATTTGTTGGGACAGGGATGGACTCTGCAGGGAGCTAATGAGAGAGGGTGTTCAACAAGATGTGCAGGAGTTCCTGTCCCTCCAGCCTCAATCTCTGCAGGCAGCAGTTTGCCAGGGTATGACGGTGCTGGGACCAGATGGCATCCCATGAGCAGACCTGTGAGGTTGAGACAGAGGGAGTCATCAGCTCTCTGGGGACAGTCTGGAGGGGACGTCTCCCTTGCTGTGGCTGATGCGGACGTGGAAGGAGCTGGTGACAGGCTGAGGAGAGCTCGCTCCTGGGCACATT GTACCAATCCTGGAGCAAGATCCCCCAGAGTGTACAGCCTTCACTCCTCCAGGGATGGGGGCCCCCTGGACACCTCCAAAGATCCATCATCCTGTGGGAGCAGCCACTGGTGGAACAGCGGTGCTGAGGGGTCGACCTGGAGCCCAGGCAAAGTGGCCAAGCCCTGTTGGGAACGTTCAAGGCTGGAAGCCAGCCTAACTAACAAG TGTGCAGGCAGGGAGCCAGCATCGCTGTATTGGTCCTTGCAGAGGAACTGGAAAGGAGTGCAAGAGCTGGAGTCCTGTGCAAAGAAGACTCAGAGCAAAGGAGACAGAGCCCGGTATGCTGGGGCCTTCAGAGACTGA